One Besnoitia besnoiti strain Bb-Ger1 chromosome VIII, whole genome shotgun sequence DNA segment encodes these proteins:
- a CDS encoding PA14 domain-containing protein (encoded by transcript BESB_085680) has translation MAKWYTAAVAVFLLGVRAAAQESGYDRKALQVCMRVTLQECQVFTRHQRLTEYRQVHRKTTDGRLCAAAFVQDNVTYTDCTNSKAPDGTIGRPWCYVEVQLLGKGSRDWDYCQDVVDYDAVRTNARSLFHRKAVELASAAEQMDTQVQRLKDTSHRHREVCTSSDIVAGRSREAEDILRGAQHSVSQLQAGASKIHELQQTIMSVKQAIDRDYENAVNSKLNCEAVRGYEDKPHADGLRASFYNNASFRGPPVAYADYTVLDALWESSSPMEGVTFQDFSIRWDGYIMAPTSGKFEFVTRADCGVRVFLDGSPIIVDRMPTPAEGAAFSDSPVRLLEPTEDSSLKKTYSPPQQLRGGHLYQLRVEYFHLSALKFGDADKAIISLAWRSNATPEQPISPDYFFKGASSPPLRISGLPGSTFDMSMLKDGVLAFIDSTEYVIADVPPKYEGSKLIRTRTNPSWSDVHLEISGDANVYVAVPRGGARPFQKSAENLRPLRFDRTGDSFSVYLVERETDMASQQVPFDIYGGRVLAGVTGFSVAPGTSYFIFVAPTRKGEQSCEEELTLVSLTDSEFFSSCTSSSYASTAYDCNAGLSGKNLDLPFGAWRTSSGRGIGQYIMVSFSKPIELAAFQFKTLEDPRSWPTEISIEYPGSRDTQKITVIPGDHTYQLTPRVTEGVKATITGMRDPLASSATGGSFAFIGSPCVQKEEVESTGVKDSISIVFGGGSSGIVRPGYSLDDGSPKAAHGSFYYGWDHQAPVVNPRLCGSGAGGGGVSFSEPNCSEADKCNSLVDCEYPNSWSIDMPSYGAFRVTVEVGSPCGDAIANSLYINGTPFILNEILRPGQYSTPFTATQHFNT, from the exons ATGGCAAAGTGGTACACTGCCGCAGTTGCGGTGTTTCTCCTAGgggtgcgcgcggcggctcaggAGAGTGGCTACGATCGGAAAGCTCTGCAGGTTTGTATGCGGGTGACTCTGCAAGAATGCCAGGTTTTCACCCGTCATCAGCGTCTGACCGAGTACCGTCAAGTGCACCGGAAGACCACTGACGGGAGGctgtgcgcggccgcctttGTCCAAGACAATGTCACGTACACTGACTGTACTAATAGCAAGGCGCCCGATGGCACCATAG GTCGGCCATGGTGTTACGTTGAAGTTCAACTTCTCGGGAAGGGCAGCAGAGACTGGGACTATTGTCAAG ATGTAGTTGACTACGACGCTGTGCGTACGAATGCTAG AAGTTTATTCCACCGGAAAGCAGTGGAGTTGGCGTCAGCAGCAGAACAGATGGATACACAAGTCCA GCGACTGAAGGACACTTCGCATAGACACCGCGAG GTCTGCACGTCGTCCGACATTGTCGCGGGTCGCTCGCGAGAAGCTGAAGATATCCTCCGGGGCGCACAACACTCCGTGTCGCAGCTTCAAGCAGGCGCATCAAAAATACATGAGCTTCAACAGACTATAATGTCGGTGAAACAAGCAATTGATAGAGATTACGAGAATGCTGTAAACAGCAAACTGAATTGCGAAG CTGTCAGGGGCTACGAAGACAAG CCGCATGCGGACGGTCTGCGCGCAAGCTTCTACAACAACGCTAGTTTCCGCGGACCCCCAGTTGCATACGCGGACTACACAGTCTTAGACGCATTGTGggagtcttcttcgcctATGGAAGGAGTGACTTTCCAGGACTTCTCCATTCGATGGGACGGCTATATCATGGCCCCGACGTCCGGAAAGTTTGAGTTCGTTACTCGCGCGGACTGTGGAGTTCGTGTGTTTCTCGATGGGTCACCCATCATCGTTGATCGAATGCCAACCCccgctgaaggcgctgcaTTTTCCGACAGTCCCGTTCGACTTCTCGAGCCAACAGAAGACTCAAGTCTCAAGAAGACGTATTCACCCCCTCAA CAACTCAGAGGTGGGCACCTCTACCAGCTGCGCGTGGAGTATTTCCACCTTAGCGCCCTGAAATTCGGCGACGCTGACAAG GCAATTATATCTTTAGCATGGAGGTCAAACGCCACCCCCGAGCAACCGATTTCCCCCGATTACTTCTTCaaaggcgcctcctccccacCACTAAGGATCAGTGGCCTCCCAGGGAGCACATTCGACAT GTCAATGTTGAAAGACGGGGTTCTAGCATTCATTGATTCTACGGAGTATGTAATCGCGGATGTTCCACCGAAATACGAGGGATCCAAGCTGATTCGAACTCGGACGAATCCAAGCTGGAGCGACGTCCACCTCGAAATATCTGGGGATGCGAATGTCTACGTTGCTGTTCCTCGTGGCGGAGCTCGGCCTTTTCAAAAGTCTGCTGAAAATCTTCGGCCTTTGCGCTTCGATAGAACCGGGGACAGTTTCTCTGTCTACCTCGTCGAACGTGAAACG GACATGGCCAGCCAGCAGGTCCCATTTGACATTTATGGCGGACGAGTACTCGCCGGTGTTACCGGCTTTTCGGTTGCGCCAG GAACGTCGTATTTTATCTTCGTAGCTCCGACGCGGAAGGGAGAACAGTCATGCGAGGAGGAACTCACGCTTGTTTCACTCACAGATTCTGAGTTCTTTAGCTCGTGCACTTCATCATCTTACGCGTCGA CTGCCTACGATTGCAACGCTGGCTTGTCGGGCAAAAACCTCGATCTGCCGTTCGGAGCTTGGAGGACGTCTTCGGGACGAGGGATTGGTCAATACATAATGGTTTCCTTTAGTAAACCTATTGAACTGGCCGCCTTCCAA TTCAAGACGCTAGAAGATCCCAGGTCTTGGCCAACAGAAATTTCGATCGAATATCCAG GCTCACGCGACACCCAGAAAATCACAGTTATCCCCGGCGACCACACTTACCAACTGACTCCCCGAGTCACTGAAGGCGTTAAAGCAACAATCACGG GCATGAGAGATCCTCTTGCATCCTCTGCAACAGGGGGCTCATTCGCTTTCATCGGCTCACCCTGCGTACAG AAGGAAGAAGTGGAGAGTACAGGAGTAAAAGATTCGATTTCGATCGTCTTTGGGGGGGGATCGTCTGGCATCGTCCGTCCTGGCTACAGCCTCG ACGATGGTTCTCCGAAAGCAGCTCACGGCAGCTTCTACTACGGCTGGGACCACCAAGCTCCCGTAGTAAATCCAAGACTTTGCGGATCTGGggccgggggcggcggagttTCGTTTTCGGAGCCGAATTGTTCAGAGGCAGATAAGTGCAACAGCCTCGTCGACTGTGAGTACCCCAATTCGTGGTCCATCGATATGCCCTC CTACGGCGCATTCCGCGTGACGGTTGAAGTGGGATCCCCATGTGGGGATGCTATAGCGAATAGCCTTTACATCAATGGCACTCCGTTCATTCTGAACGAGATACTTCGCCCAGGGCAGTATAGCACG CCGTTCACGGCGACACAACACTTTAATACTTGA
- a CDS encoding cwf18 pre-mRNA splicing factor protein (encoded by transcript BESB_085690), whose translation MTLEQNTDFADDNQNEHVPLKFRNYVPRDVALRRFCLPRPSVEELEKQIDKEANNAVKSAANEDVVSQIAPRRPNWDLKRDVEKKLSILSRKTDRAIVDLIRMKIADAKPLTVSTAPGDVADERPLDGERELAQSLVNALRDLEKLEGEECE comes from the exons ATGACACTTGAGCAGAACACCGACTTCGCGGACGATAACCAAAATGAGCATGTGCCGTTGAAATTCCGGAATTACGTCCCGAGGGATGTTGCGCTGAGACGCTTCTGCCTTCCTCGGCCGTCCGTTGAGGAGCTAGAGAAGCAGATTGACAAAGAAGCCAACAATGCCGTGAAATCGGCTGCGAACGAG GATGTAGTGTCTCAGatagcgccgcgccgcccgaaCTGGGACTTGAAGCGGGACGTGGAGAAAAAGCTGTCAATCCTTTCGAGGAAGACAGACAGAGCAATAGTCGATCTAATCCGCATGAAGATTGCGGACGCGAAACCGCTGACGGTTTCGACGGCACCAGGCGACGTGGCAGACGAACGGCCTCTAGACGGAGAACGGGAGCTTGCCCAGTCATTGGTCAATGCGCTGCGTGATTTAGAAAAACTTGAGGGTGAAGAATGTGAGTGA